The DNA region ATAGTAAGCAGAGACATTGGGAAAATCCTCAATACGAGTGTTAAAAAACTCTTGCTCAAGAGTGACAGCTCGAGCATTTTGGTTGTCCTGAAAAATATCTTCCAAGCGATTTCATGCTTCCATTGCAGTGAAGTTGGGTTCCAGAATAGTGGTCAGAAAATCGGTAGAAATAGTGGAATAAATCCACTGAAGAATGGTGGCATCAAGAGTGGATCATTGCTCATGGTTGGCGTCGGTAACGATTGGTGGCTCTTTTCCGATAGATGGAATGATGTGATGCAGGACTCGATGTGAGCGAGCATGGATGCGGAAAAGCTCATCCCAGATACCATATTGATCTTTTTCCATCTCAAGAATAATAGGAATGTGGTTCCTAATATTGGAAACGGCAAGAGCGGGATGAAACTCCAATTTGGAACCTCGAAACATGGTGTTCTTGGGCTGGACGAAATCACTAGTATCAGCGGATTTGTGGGTACCGGAGTCACTGTGTTCTGAATGGTCTGAATCAGACATGGCTGCAGGTGGAACAGTGAAAACACACAAACAATAGAGATAGGTGAAAACACGTACAGAACATAACCACTTGTGAAAACACGTACAAAATgcaaacacacaaacaataaCAGTTGATTTGCGGAGGAGAGAATGTGCGGTTGTGGTGTGATACAGAGGTGTCGATCGTAGAACATGAATCAGAATCGCGTGGGTCCTTATGCACGGTGGTGTGCGACGGCGACAGCGCAAACAGAGGCGGAAGACAAGAGAATGTGGTGGTTCTCGTGTTCGGCGGCGGTGGTACAGAGGACGGTAGTCCTGTTGCGGCGACAGACTTCAAGGAGGGAGAAGAAACATGCGACGATGGATTGTAATGAGGGAGAATAAGAAACGCGTTTCTGcgttttttatttttattttttattttttaaattttttagaTGGAGGGATCGGTTAGCTCTGATACAATGTAAGATAATGAAAATCGTGTCATTCTCATTGATCTGAATAGAATATATATACATCAATGTGTAACATTTGGTCAACTATCTAATTATGATACAACATAATTATAGGAAAGTAATTATGactaattataacaaaatattaTATTCTATCATATTGTTGCTAGTTGTTTTCTTGAAGCATTTACTTGTTATTGGTGTTCACAAGAAAAGAGTCATAAAGTATAGTCTCAAATTCATATTAAAGAGGTAAGATTATATTGATACTTCTTTTTTTCTAATTTAAAAAAATAGGTCAACTGCATTCTTTTATTTGCATGCATGCCAAATGAATATGCTGATTCTAACAATAAGAAAGTTGCACATCAAGTTGTTTCTTTTAAGAAACATGATTGAAAATGGGTTACTGCTGATTCTATTCAATCTATGTGTTTTTTACATAGATATGTAACATAAACATGGATAATAATTTTGCTTGCTGTTGCAATACTAGCTTTTACATTTAACCACACCCTTGATTGACATTTTAAAATCATGATTTCTTTTAGTAGAGGTTGCTATTTATCAAACATAGTTAGATATACTAGGAGATCTAACAATTATGGATTTGTTGTTAATCCATTTTCCTTTTTTTATTAATGTTTCATACATTTTTTATTtatgattttatatgattttgTAATCGATTGTTTTTATAGGTGTGATCACTACTATAAAAAATACATACAACGACACTACCATTATTACGGTCTTTCTAATAACTATGGTGATATCTttaaattcaaactatttttcTTTAATTAAACGATGTTAACTTATTACCACCGGATTTTAAAACAATCGTAGTATCAATTGACGTTACATTAGTTCGATCGCCGACTAATTCGTGATTTCTTTAGTATTTTAGTACCgtctttcatttttattttaaaaaaagaaagTTATATCACTACAGTtcttatatattttaaattttttaaatttttaattacttaaaatatgattttttttataaaatgttATTAATAAAACTTATTAAAAAGATCAACAATTATCAAATCAAATGATtaacataatatatatatatatatatatatatatatatatatatatatatatatatatatatatatatatatatatatatatatatatatatatatatatatatatatatatatattcaacaGAATTGAACAAATAAACAAGACATCTTACAATAAATTCCATGTCAAATTTAGTTAAATTATACACCAGATTTAACCAAAACAACGTTAGGAAGAATAACTATTCTCATTATTTAAAACTAGCGTTCAGACGGCCACTCCCGCGCCTGTCTGCCCGCTTTTTATTAATGCGCACAACAcagaaaaataaatatttgtttttttttatgaGGTTTCTACTGTAGGTcgcattaaaaataatattattacattTTTAAAATGGTaaataaaaatattcaaaatTATATCGAAGCATGCAAAGTAATATTGATACTGTGTAATCAATGACGTTCTTTAAGAGGAACGCCGAACATGAAATCTCTATTCgaagtattttctttttccctGCAATTGTTTTTCGTAGTAAAGAAAAAATGTAAGACTCTTAAATTAGaatttttttagagaaaaagatAGTACACTTAATAGTAAGTAGTGTAATATAGCTTTTGCTTACCTTATAAAGATTCAAATCAATTCTTCGTACATCCCTTTATCAATGCGctcttgagatttaaaaaactacaaatacatgaTAAAATATCATATTATAAAAGAAATACATTCAGAACACTTGACTCGTTTGAATATAATATGGTTTATTGCGACACAAATAATACCTGGAGAATGGAGATACTTTGTTTTAGTCTAGATTTGGTAGAACAACAATTATGACTTGTTTCTGAATTACCTGGATTTCTGGTAAATACGGAAAACAATGGACTTAATAAATATATATGATTTTATTTACATAAACCACAAATAGCAGTTAAATTCATGCATTCAAAAATAATCTAGAGTAAATATATtcttaaatgaattaaataaaaacCTCTCCATCCTTTGAGATATTATTTCTCTTTTCACCATTTTCCAAAGTTGTGTTTTATCTATTATCACTGTAGAGCTCCAACCAATGGAGTAAATTTTCAAACGTTTGACCTGTTTCAATGAGGATGATAAAAATGTTACTGAAAGAGTGATGAAAGTGCAAGAATTTTTTTTATACGTATTACGGAAAAGATAAATACACCTTATTGTCGAGTTTGCTGATGGATGAAATGCTTTATTCATCCTTCCATGTGTTCCATTTATCTTCAAAGTTTGTTATCtaaaatttattgcataagaatAGTGAGAATAACTATCAACCCATTTATATCTAAcataaaagcataaaataaatgattaaGTATAACTTACTTTCATGTCGAAGCAAGTTTCAACATTCTTTCGTCTCAACTCCTTACATAATTGAAAGATTTCACCGTGTTCTAGTTTGACTGTATATTAAAGCAAAAGAAAATTATATTTAGTTATTATCTATCTATAATATAAATAATACAACATAAGCTTGGTATGTCGTGTAACCAAAATGGGAATCAACCCGTGAGCAATTTTTTCAATGTACTTAATAAATACCTGCGGGCGCGATAAAAGAATTTGTTTGTAGACTACATTTTTTGTGTAGTCACCATCTTTTCCTTTCAATTTTCGTTCCCTGGTTAAAACTCTTGTCGTAGTCTGTGAAACACCCCTGGATAAAGCCACATATAACTGTCCATGACTAAAAACGTGTCGTGGAAGATATATTCCAACATTTGGAATGGTTTATCCTTGTGATTTATTTATTGTAAATGCAAGACTTAGTCGCACAGCAAACTGTTtctactaaggacaaaaggcAGTCTATCACTTGCagatgtttttattttaattctagGCAAAAAAGCACGTTTTCCTGCATTGCTTCCTGTCAAGATTTCCACAACCAACATATTCATAAATAAACCACGACATAATAACCGGGTCTCATTACACAATCCATATCTAGGATCTAGATTTCATAACAACATCAATGGTGCACCCTTTTTTATCTTTAGAATATGTGGTGGCAAACTACCTTGTGCAATTGAGTTTAAGAATTCTTGCTGGTATAAATTATGATTATCTCCTTCAACCTCATCAAACGATAACAAATTATGTCCTTCTTCTAGAAACTGATCGATAATCATATCATTCAATTTCTGGACATCATCATTTGTTGGTGTCAAAATAGCTCTTTGTACCATATATGGGGCATCCCAACCATGCAATTCTAAATTAGGAAAAATATGTTGGATAAGTACTTGTATGGAATTTCACCTTCCCATGGGATTGTAATATGTAAAGGTAACCTCACCATGTCATCTGGTTTGGTAGGTTCAACACCATCACCAATGCGAATAAGAAATTCTGTAAACTCTTGATCATGCAATGATCGCATATTTTGATGCAAATGCAAAATCTTGCTATGATTCCATAAATGAGACTAAACAATACACGCTGAAATCATTTGTGCCTTAGTACCTTTTCTTACAATAGGAAGAACTTGACGAAAATCCCCCCCCCCTCCCATGATCAGAACTTTTCCACCAAATGGAGCATTGTTGCTACAAATGTCTTGTAATGATCGATCTAAGGCTTccaaaaaaaatttgtttgtCATTGGTGCTTCATCCCAAATTATTGCGGCAACAACTCTAATGAGATTTGCAAGATCCTTTTGCTTTTGAATACCACAAATGGAACTCGGTTGAATATCAATAGGTATCTTAAATCGAGAGTGTGCAGTCCTACCACCGGGTAACAATGTTGCAGCTATACCAGGCGATGCAGTTGCTAAGACAATTTCTCCTCTACTTCTTAAACTTGCCACTAATGTTCTATAAAGGAATGTTTTACCTGTTCCTCCTGGACCATCAACAAAAAATACCCCACAGTATTTTTGAACAATTACATTCATAATGGTGTTGAATGCAATCATTTGATCATTATTTAACTTATCAATAGATTCAATATCTTCATTGGGGATATCGATCGCTAACTCCTCTTGTATGATACTTGGAACTTCACCTCTGTCTATTGTATTAGAGGGTAAATATGGGAGATCATAATCTTCAATCTTTTTACTGTGCATGTTTAAGAGTTCATTCAAGTCCTTCAACAACATATTAGTTAAGTCTGATTCCAAGACATTGTTAGTTGTTTGATAATCCTCTACCATATGTGTAAAAAACTCATTCCAAAGGCCTCTAACATCATTAGGTTCACAAAATATTAAAATCGTCACGAATAACCTTCGTAAAACATATGACATTCGGAGACTCGTAGCCTCAACCAAGCAATCACGAATACTATAATCAGTCTCTAGAAATCCCCTATCCTCGACTGATTTTTTGAATGTACTGAAAGTCATGCCATTATTTGTAAGAAGATATTCCCAACTGGTTGGACCTGTGACATGAGATAACAGCAGTCGCAAGTAAAACTTATCTCCCTCTGAAGGTGATACCGTATAGATTCTCCTGATAACTTTTCTTGTTGATCGCTTATGATACCATTCCATATACCGCTTGTTCCAACAATAATGCTCTAGAATATCTCTATACAAATACTTTCTTGCTTGTGGATCTCGTAGATTCAATGCAAAGAATTGTGTGAGCATTATTTTGGAGTTGCATTCATTATTTAACACATCTGCAGTTTGCTGATGATCATAAAAGCACACTTGATGGCGGTTCGGCAAGTGGATATGCAATCTTTCAACCGAAGGATATAATCGATAAAGAGTGAATCGAAATATTTTCCATAATGCCTCGGGAGCACAAATCCATCTTGCATCAACATATTGTTGAACTTCATCAATGTATGATCCTTTATGAACCTCCATATCCACACGATCAGGGTCCTTGTACACATATTTAT from Lathyrus oleraceus cultivar Zhongwan6 chromosome 1, CAAS_Psat_ZW6_1.0, whole genome shotgun sequence includes:
- the LOC127115174 gene encoding uncharacterized protein LOC127115174; this encodes MTFPRSHIQGTHDSEVDPSRITHVNDVALDRNCTSSNQRNNTSQSDTDDMDVNEAFEDAVISYVNMDARENGALSRRPQDSMDYGRDINVIRYDGNLKKVQEIKGYYDHLQYPVLFPFGTHGWDINTTNCNGRRVSYRTYYSYMLQIRPNDQSMLLNVGRLLQQYVVDNYVKIESGRLRCIKEHQSDIRSELYQGLHDALHVGETNAENIGKRTILPSSFIGGRRDMTQRYEDGMAIVLNGGKPDIFLIMTCNPSWSEITSKLLPFQTPQDRPDLITRVFHSKFEKLKDDVINKGVLGKVKSYMYITEFQKRGLPHVHMLLVLESNDKLRDPKDYDSMVRTEIPKLECEPQLHEAVVRHMIHGPCGIINQKSPCMKDGHCKKRYPKQFLDETRQGTDSYPEYRRRFDEYVSLGKDRSVDNRWVVPYNPWLLLKYDCHINVETCSSIRSIKYLYKYVYKDPDRVDMEVHKGSYIDEVQQYVDARWICAPEALWKIFRFTLYRLYPSVERLHIHLPNRHQVCFYDHQQTADVLNNECNSKIMLTQFFALNLRDPQARKYLYRDILEHYCWNKRYMEWYHKRSTRKVIRRIYTVSPSEGDKFYLRLLLSHVTGPTSWEYLLTNNGMTFSTFKKSVEDRGFLETDYSIRDCLVEATSLRMSYVLRRLFVTILIFCEPNDVRGLWNEFFTHMVEDYQTTNNVLESDLTNMLLKDLNELLNMHSKKIEDYDLPYLPSNTIDRGEVPSIIQEELAIDIPNEDIESIDKLNNDQMIAFNTIMNVIVQKYCGVFFVDGPGGTGKTFLYRTLVASLRSRGEIVLATASPGIAATLLPGGRTAHSRFKIPIDIQPSSICGIQKQKDLANLIRVVAAIIWDEAPMTNKFFLEALDRSLQDICSNNAPFGGKVLIMGGGGDFRQVLPIVRKELHGWDAPYMVQRAILTPTNDDVQKLNDMIIDQFLEEGHNLLSFDEVEGDNHNLYQQEFLNSIAQVKLEHGEIFQLCKELRRKNVETCFDMKITNFEDKWNTWKDE